The Actinomycetota bacterium region CGGTTCCCGCGTTGCTCGTCCTCTCGGCGTTGGCGATCGTCGCCGTCATCTGGCTGGCGGTGCGCTCGCACGAACGGGCGAGGAGGATCATCGAGCTCGTCAACCCAGCGCTCGACGGAGACGCCTCGACGGCGTCCTTGGGTGGCCGAGGAGTGTGGCGGGAGGTCGGCACGAGCATCGCTGCCATCGTTTCCAGCCACGAGCAGCTCGCTCAGGAGCTGCAACGACAACAGCCGTGGCGGCGCCAACTCGTCGACGCGATCACCCTCCCGGCGCTGCTGTTCGACGAGGACGGTTACCTGCTCGCAGCCAACGACGCTTCCGCACGCAGCTTCGGTGCGACCGATGCGGGGCGTCTGACCGCGCTTCAGGCGCTCGGCAGCACCGCGCTCGCGGACGCGGTCGCGCTCGCGCGCGAGAGCCAGCGACCGGTCGAACTCGACGCGCGCGTGGCGGACGATCGTGAGGTCTTCGGCGTGGCTTCCCCGGTCGGCGACGAGACGCTGTTGATCGTGTCCGATCGCACCGCGCAGCGGCGGCTGAGCGAGGTACGCCGTGACTTCGTCGTCAACGCGTCCCACGAGCTCAAGAGTCCCGTCGCGGGCATCCAGGCCCTGAGCGATGCGTTGCGCCTCACCGTCGACCGCGACCCCGAGCGAGCTCGGGAGTTGAGCGAACGGCTGAGCGATGAAGCGGAGCGGCTGAGCGGTCTCGTGCATGACTTGCTCGATCTCCGACGCCTCGAGTCGGATCGCGGAGGTGACACCACGCCCGTCGATCTGGTGGCGATCATCGACGATCGCATCGAACGGGTCCGTGCGATGGCGGACGCCCGCAACATCACGGTCGAGACCGAGGTTCCCGAGCACGCGGTGGTGGGCGGGGTCGAGGAGGACCTGCGTATCGCCATCGGGAACCTGCTCGACAACGCGGTCCAGTACAACCACGACGGGGGACACGTGCTCGTCACGCTGGAACGGGAGGGACCGGGCTACCGCCTACGGCTCCAGGACACCGGGATCGGCATCCCCAAGCATGACCTCGAGCGTATCTTCGAGCGTTTCTACCGCGTCGACGTCGCCCGTTCCCGCGCGACGGGTGGCACCGGCCTGGGTCTGTCGCTGGTCCGACACGCGGTCGAGCGCCAGGGCGGCCGGATCACCGTCGAGAGTCTGCTCGGCGAGGGCACGACCATCACCGTGACCCTCCCGGTGGCGCCCCGGGACGGGGCGAGGGCCGGCGGGAGGTGAGCGCCGGCCCTCGACGTGGGAAACGGCACCACTCCGAGCGTGTCGCTCGCCCACCCCTGTGCGTGAGCCGCTCTTGAGGGCGGCGTGGTCCCCCGACGGTAGGCTGCGTCCATGCCCGACGCCGTGACCCGCGACAGCGGCAAGACCAAGCGGGCACCGGTCATCCTCGAGCGTCTCGAGCACGCCCTGCCCGATGCCGAGATCGCCCTGCGCTTCTCCGACCGATGGCAGCTGCTGGTGGCGACGATCCTGTCGGCCCAGGCGACGGACAAGAAGGTCAACGAGGTCACGACCGCGCTGTTCGAGCGCTACCCGGGGCCCCAGGCCGTCGCGGAGGCGTCACTCGACGAGTTGATGGAGGCGATCAGCTCGCTCGGGTTGTTCCGTCAGAAGGCGCGCAACATCCAGGCGACCGCACGTCTCGTGCTCGGGCAGCACGGGGGGGAGGTGCCGGGGACCATGGACGAGCTGCTGCAGCTCCCTGGCGTCGCGCGCAAGACCGCCAACGTCGTGCTCTCCAACGGCTTCGGGACCAACGTCGGCGTCGTCGTCGACACGCACGTCAAGAGGCTGTCCCTGCGGCTGCGGTTCACGCGCGCGACGGAACCGGTCAAGATCGAGCGCGACCTGCAGCGGCTGTTCCCCCGGGAGCGCTGGCTGCAGGTATCCGACCTGCTCATCCACCACGGTCGGCGCACCTGCACGGCTCAACGCCCCGCCTGCGACGACTGCGTGGTCGAGGACCTGTGCCCATCCAGCCAGGTGGCGGGGCGCACCGATAAGGCGCGGTCGACACCCCGCGCTCCGAGGCGTTGAGCACTAACGAACGCGAGCCCGGACCCGCTCGGCGATCGTGGTGGTGAGCGCCACCGCGGCAGCGACGATGGCGACGGCGGTCTGCGCCCCGTGGGTCCGCAGCGGCACGTCGGTGCCGCGGCTGACCAGCTCAGCCTCCCTCGCGCGCAAGGTCAGCCCGCCTCCGTCCGCGGGGTCGACGCGCAGGATCGGGCCGCGGAAGTGGAAGACGTCGCCGCGGCGGCCGGGTCCACCGGTCATCTCGATGACGTCGGCGATCTCGGTTCCGACCCAGACCGTCAGCCCGGTGTTCGTGCCGTGGTAGTCGCGGTGCGCCGGCAGCGGCCCGGACTCGAGCGCGTACGCGTCATCGTTGACGAGCAGCCACGCCCCGTCGTCCCGTCGCAGGACATCGCCGACGACCTCGCCGATGTACTCGATCGTGTGGCCGTCGAACACCTCGGGGCAGTTGACGACCTCGCTGGATCGCACCGGCCGGTCAGGGAGGGCCACGACTGCGCCCTCCGGTGTGGTCGGGTCACCGGATGTGCGCCGCCTGCAGGTGATCGCGGCGTCGGTCGGGTCGTCGGGGGAGCTGCTGCCGGGGGTGATGAACTCCAAGCCTGCGGCCGGCGCCGCGAGCCGGAGCTGGTGGATGCCTTCGCCCACCGCGAGGGCGAGGATCAGGAACGCCGTGGTGCTCAACCACAAGCGCGCCCGCGACATCCGGCCGCGGTTCACGTCCGCCCCCTCAGGGCCGCCACCACGAAGCCGACGAACGCGAACACGGCCATGAACTCCAGCCGTCCCAGCCACATCTGGGCGATGTAGATGACCTGTAGCAACTGCGGCATCGCTGGGTCGGTGATCCCCACGCTCATGCCTGCGTTGGAGGCTGCGGAGACGGACTCGAACAGCGTCTCGGTCAGCTCCCAGCGACCGTAGAAGAGGGCGACCATGGCTCCGCCGAGGTAAGACAGCAGGTACAGCAGCAGCACCGTGGCTGCCGATTTGACCACCGAGTCCGTCAGGATGCGGCGGCGGTTCGAGTGGTAGGTCTCGATGACGAGGGCGTTCTCGGGCATCAGGACGCGCCGGATGTCTCGTAGGAGTCCCTTGGTCACCAACCCGACGCGGATCGCCTTGATGCCGCCGGACGTGGACGACGCCATCCCCCCGAGGGCCATCGCCCCGACGATCGCGGCAGGTGCCAGGACGCCCCAGTCGGTGACGAACAGACGCGACGTGTTCACGGTGAGACCGGTGTTGGTCTGGGCGGACACGATGGTGAAGAAGCCCTTGCGGAAGAGCGGATCGGCGTCGTTGAACGCGCCGCTGCGTACCAGTCCCAGGAACGTCAGGCCGGTCAGTACCAGCAGTGTCAGCGCGAGAGCGCGCGTCTCGATGTTGCGTAGCAGCTCGCTGCTCTGACCCCGCCACAGCTGGTAGTGGAGCCCGAACGACAGCGTGCCAGCGAACATCACGACCATCAGCACACCCTCCACGAGCGCAGAGTGGTAGTACCCCACGCTCGTGGACTGGGTCGCGAACCCGCCCGTGTCGAACGCGGCCATGAAGAGGTTGATCGCGTGGAACAGCGCGGTCGGGAAGGCGAGACCGGCCACCGTGTTGGCGATCGTGAGCGCGGCCGTCCCGACGAGCATGAAAGCGAACGCGACGATGAAGATGAACCGCGCTGTGCGGATGACGTTGGGCATGATGCGCTCGTCGCGGCCCTCGCCCACGTAGAGGGTGCCGACCTGTGCGGACCCGGCGGCGAACAGCGTCAGCACGACGATGATGATGCCCTGGCCGCCCACGAACTGGGTCAGGTGCCGGAACAGGTTCATCGACCGAGCGAGGTGATCGATGTCCTGCAGCACCGTCAGCCCCGTGCTGGTCAGACCCGACATGGCATCGAACAACGCATCGAGGTAGGAGTCGAAGTGCCCCGAGAGGTACAGCGGGAGCGCGACCAGCAACGGGCCCAGGAGCCACGACAGCGCGACCGTCGCCATGCCGTGCGACCAGTCGAGGGACTCGCGGGTGAAGAAGACGGCCTCGCTGAGCCGTCCGACCGTAACCGCGACCGAACCGCCGATCACGAACGCCGTCAGGGCGTTCCACTCGCCGAGGACGAACGCCATGGCGGCCGGCAGGAACATGACGAGGCCGAGTCCCAAGATGACCTTGCCCACGTAGAAGCCGATGATGCGCATGTCATCGCGGTCGGGGCGGATGAACATCTACAGGATCCAGGTCACGATGAGCGCCAGCACCCAGCCGATGACGTAGATGGCGGCCGTCCCCAGTGCGACGATGCCGATGCCCTCGACGGCCTGCCTGACGAGCGGCGGCTCGTCCCGTCGCGGGGTGCTCATCGCTCGCCCAGCAGGATCTGCTCCAGCCGCTCCTCGAGCTCCGGGGTCGTCAACGCGACGACCTCGTCGCCGGGGAGGATCTCGGTCGTTCCACGCGGGATGACCGTCTGCTCCTCGCGGAAGATGGCCACGAGGACCGCCTCGTAGGGCAGGCCGAGATCCACGACGTGTCGAGGTGGCGGCGCGCGTTCGTCATCCGGGATGCGCACCTCGACGAGGCTCACCTTGCCACCCTTGAGGCTGTAGAGGTGGATGAGTTCCCCGACCGTGAACTCGTGCTCGAGCAGCTCGGAGATCAGCCGGGTCGAGGAGACCGCCTCGATGTCGAGCGTCTCGAAGATCTCGACGTTCTTGGGCGTGTTGACGCGGCTGATGGCGCGTCGGACGCCGAACTCGACCTTCGCGAGCTGGCAGGCGACCAGGTTGTCGTCGTCCTCGTGCGTGGTTGCCACGAACACGTCCGCCCGGTCGACGTGCGCCTGCTCCTGGTAGCGCACGTCACAGGCGTCGCCCTGGATGACGAGTACGTCGTGGTCGGCGACCAACTGCTCGCAGCGTCCCGCGAGTCGCTCGAGAACCGTGACGTCGTGGCCCTTGACGACCAGATCCGCCGCGATGTAGCGACCGATCCGTCCACCCCCCATGATCACCACGTACATCAGCGGGCCTCGTTGCGCGCGACGGCTCGCTCGGAGGGGTGGATCTCGCCCGCCTGGAGCAGGTGCGAGAGCCTGCGGTACGCGCCACGTCGGACCGCCGCCACGACGAGATCGCCGTGTTCGAGTCGATCGTTGTCGCCGGGGATGAACACTCGGGCTCCCCTCACGATCGCCGCGATGCGAACCTTCCCATCAAGCTCGAACGCGTCGACCAGCATGCCGTGGCCGCCCGGACCGATGAGCATCTCCACGACCGCGACGTCACCGTGGGGGAAGTGGACGTGGTGGCGGAAGGTGTCGGCTCGGAACTCGTTGAGGATCAGCTTGGCGATGACCCCGGTTCCCGAGACGTACCGGATGCCGAGCTTCTGGTAGCTGGTCTCCCGCTCGGGGTTGAAGAGGCGGGCCACGGTCCGCTCGACGCCGTAGAGGTGCTTGGCGATCTCGACCGCCATGAGGTTGGCGTTGTCGTAGCGCGTGACCGCCACCAGGCCGTGGGCCTGCGCGACCCCGGCACGCTCGAGCACGTCGCGATCGGTCGTGTCGCCAACGACTGTCTCGCCGTTGAAGGCGGAGCCGAGTCGGTCGAAGGCGAGCGGATCGGTATCGACGACGACCACATCGTTGTCGGGCTCCTGCGACAGGTGCTCCGCGATCTCCGACCCCAAGCGGCCGCAGCCGCCGACGATGATGTGCACCCGTACCCTTTCCGACGCGTGGAGTATGCCGCAGTACCTCAGGTCTCCTGTGACAAGCGGTGGGGGTGGGGTCGCCGCCGACAGAGGGCTCGGCCCCGTCTCGCTACCCTCATCACGTGACTTCCCCCGACACCCTCCTGCTGGCGGCGCCCCGAGGTTTCTGCGCGGGCGTCGACCGCGCCGTGCTCATCGTCGAGAAGGCGCTGGAGGCGTACGGTCCGCCCGTCTACG contains the following coding sequences:
- a CDS encoding TrkH family potassium uptake protein encodes the protein MFIRPDRDDMRIIGFYVGKVILGLGLVMFLPAAMAFVLGEWNALTAFVIGGSVAVTVGRLSEAVFFTRESLDWSHGMATVALSWLLGPLLVALPLYLSGHFDSYLDALFDAMSGLTSTGLTVLQDIDHLARSMNLFRHLTQFVGGQGIIIVVLTLFAAGSAQVGTLYVGEGRDERIMPNVIRTARFIFIVAFAFMLVGTAALTIANTVAGLAFPTALFHAINLFMAAFDTGGFATQSTSVGYYHSALVEGVLMVVMFAGTLSFGLHYQLWRGQSSELLRNIETRALALTLLVLTGLTFLGLVRSGAFNDADPLFRKGFFTIVSAQTNTGLTVNTSRLFVTDWGVLAPAAIVGAMALGGMASSTSGGIKAIRVGLVTKGLLRDIRRVLMPENALVIETYHSNRRRILTDSVVKSAATVLLLYLLSYLGGAMVALFYGRWELTETLFESVSAASNAGMSVGITDPAMPQLLQVIYIAQMWLGRLEFMAVFAFVGFVVAALRGRT
- a CDS encoding TrkA family potassium uptake protein is translated as MYVVIMGGGRIGRYIAADLVVKGHDVTVLERLAGRCEQLVADHDVLVIQGDACDVRYQEQAHVDRADVFVATTHEDDDNLVACQLAKVEFGVRRAISRVNTPKNVEIFETLDIEAVSSTRLISELLEHEFTVGELIHLYSLKGGKVSLVEVRIPDDERAPPPRHVVDLGLPYEAVLVAIFREEQTVIPRGTTEILPGDEVVALTTPELEERLEQILLGER
- a CDS encoding two-component sensor histidine kinase — encoded protein: MLVLSALAIVAVIWLAVRSHERARRIIELVNPALDGDASTASLGGRGVWREVGTSIAAIVSSHEQLAQELQRQQPWRRQLVDAITLPALLFDEDGYLLAANDASARSFGATDAGRLTALQALGSTALADAVALARESQRPVELDARVADDREVFGVASPVGDETLLIVSDRTAQRRLSEVRRDFVVNASHELKSPVAGIQALSDALRLTVDRDPERARELSERLSDEAERLSGLVHDLLDLRRLESDRGGDTTPVDLVAIIDDRIERVRAMADARNITVETEVPEHAVVGGVEEDLRIAIGNLLDNAVQYNHDGGHVLVTLEREGPGYRLRLQDTGIGIPKHDLERIFERFYRVDVARSRATGGTGLGLSLVRHAVERQGGRITVESLLGEGTTITVTLPVAPRDGARAGGR
- the nth gene encoding endonuclease III, encoding MPDAVTRDSGKTKRAPVILERLEHALPDAEIALRFSDRWQLLVATILSAQATDKKVNEVTTALFERYPGPQAVAEASLDELMEAISSLGLFRQKARNIQATARLVLGQHGGEVPGTMDELLQLPGVARKTANVVLSNGFGTNVGVVVDTHVKRLSLRLRFTRATEPVKIERDLQRLFPRERWLQVSDLLIHHGRRTCTAQRPACDDCVVEDLCPSSQVAGRTDKARSTPRAPRR
- a CDS encoding TrkA family potassium uptake protein: MHIIVGGCGRLGSEIAEHLSQEPDNDVVVVDTDPLAFDRLGSAFNGETVVGDTTDRDVLERAGVAQAHGLVAVTRYDNANLMAVEIAKHLYGVERTVARLFNPERETSYQKLGIRYVSGTGVIAKLILNEFRADTFRHHVHFPHGDVAVVEMLIGPGGHGMLVDAFELDGKVRIAAIVRGARVFIPGDNDRLEHGDLVVAAVRRGAYRRLSHLLQAGEIHPSERAVARNEAR